The Miscanthus floridulus cultivar M001 chromosome 17, ASM1932011v1, whole genome shotgun sequence genome has a window encoding:
- the LOC136517405 gene encoding uncharacterized protein, translated as MAMSWIRSALRRALIAPKPRGSRQFAATAAAGETQTERVAAEMVRYALGGAVHRSSPEEAMRILEQGASNLQGGGEGSAEAVGLLMLAMSTLLYRSGRRQDAMEKLKATQQVAPSAAFRVTAWEALMGLHMEAEQEMSYLISPDDSVDLSIKDDSKWSDQDHLKFRVNAIRGLVALLNGETESAAQLFVDWCRDFSGGENQTQNAAISYGEYLHCVGDFQMAAQVYEKILEAFCMDDMSGSLLAAGNMVPEEASLGATCSYGQLLSHSGKFDEAEDYLTRALQKAEEQFGANHPKVGIILTCIARMYKLKAKSEGSTSIMVQEGLYRKALEVLKAPAINSEGTCKQVEWGDIISLARGEYAELLLIQSNRKAEGERMKQWAEDAWRNRRLTLAQALEFSEPSKPTLIVDTRIGRVV; from the exons ATGGCGATGAGCTGGATCCGATCGGCTCTCAGGAGGGCCCTCATCGCTCCGAAGCCGCGGGGCTCCCGCCAGTttgctgccaccgccgccgccggcgagacGCAGACCGAGAGGGTGGCGGCGGAGATGGTCCGCTACGCCCTCGGCGGCGCCGTGCACCGGAGCTCGCCAG AGGAGGCGATGCGGATACTGGAGCAAGGCGCCTCGAACCTGCAGGGCGGAGGCGAGGGCAGCGCCGAGGCTGTGGGCCTGCTCATGCTCGCTATGTCCACGCTGCTCTACCGGAG TGGAAGACGCCAAGATGcaatggaaaagctcaaagcaacccAACAAGTTGCCCCTTCTGCAGCTTTCAGAG TTACAGCGTGGGAAGCACTAATGGGATTACACATGGAGGCAGAGCAG GAGATGTCCTACTTGATTTCCCCAGATGATTCAGTTGATCTGTCAATCAAAGATGATAGCAAATGGTCTGATCAGGACCATCTTAAATTTCGGGTTAATGCTATCAGAGGACTTGTTGCACTCCTGAATGGAGAAACTGAATCAG CTGCCCAGCTGTTTGTTGATTGGTGCAGAGACTTCTCTGGAGGCGAAAACCAAACAC AAAATGCTGCCATTTCATATGGTGAATATTTGCATTGTGTTGGGGATTTTCAAATGGCAGCACAAGTGTATGAGAAAATTCTTGAGGCATTTTGCATGGATGATATGTCTGGAAGCCTTTTAGCAGCTGGAAACATGGTTCCTGAGGAG GCTTCTCTTGGGGCCACTTGCTCATATGGCCAGCTTTTATCTCACTCTGG GAAGTTTGATGAGGCAGAGGATTATCTCACAAGAGCTCTACAGAAGGCTGAAGAACAATTTG GTGCAAACCACCCAAAGGTCGGTATTATATTGACCTGTATAGCTAGAATGTACAAGCTGAAGGCAAAATCGGAAGGTTCTACTTCAATTATGGTCCAGGAG GGATTGTACAGGAAGGCCCTAGAAGTATTGAAAGCTCCTGCTATTAATTCTGAGG GTACCTGCAAGCAGGTCGAATGGGGAGATATCATCTCCCTGGCTAGAG GTGAGTACGCAGAGCTGTTATTAATTCAGTCTAACAGGAAGGCGGAAGGTGAACGGATGAAGCAATGGGCAGAAGATGCTTGGAGGAACCGTAGGCTAACACTAGCACAAGCTCTAGAGTTTTCAGAACCTTCAAAGCCGACTCTCATTGTTGACACCCGGATCGGCAGGGTCGTGTAG